Below is a genomic region from Brassica rapa cultivar Chiifu-401-42 chromosome A08, CAAS_Brap_v3.01, whole genome shotgun sequence.
TCTAACACTGTATAAACAGGATGAGGAGCTACCATAGAATGCAAAATTTGAATTTAACTCATACAACCAAGTAAGTATCTTTAAATGACACGGACAAAGAATTAAAACCAACAACAAAGGAAGACCAAATATAAAGTAGTGCATACCCGCATGAGTTGCTGGATAAAGAGGGTGACATCTTTGCCAGCAATTGGTATTGACTTGATACAGCTCGCAATAACATAACCTTCTGCAACAGGCACAACACGAGTCGCCCCATCTCCAACATCCACCACAACCCCTGTCATCTCACACTAAGAAGAACTGTAAGTCAAATAAATAGGCGAGCACAACAAGACAGAACAAAAGACAAGTTCTTTCTGAAAACTCAACCCACTTAAAACAAAACTGAATAGAGTATAATCAACTATTGACAACATGGAAAGATTCAGACAGCCCACAAGCAAACATAACAGATCATTATCATCCCAGCAAACAACAAACGAACTTGTAGAAAAGACAATGTGCCACCTAGGCACCTACCTTTGATGTTGTATACCCAGCTGCAAGTGCAAGCACCGAGTTAACAGCAATGTAAAGCCCAGGAACATTAAAAGTCTCGAACAAAATCTCTCCAGTGTACTCTCGACTCTCAGGAGGAGTAAGAGGGCTTTCAGTGAGAAGAAAGTAATGATCCTCAGGATCACATCTCAAGTAATTGAACACACACTGCTGCCAATACCTTTCCATAGCATCCCAATCCTCAACTTGACCATGCTCGATCGGGTAACGAAGATTATAAGTGCTACTAGACCGAGACTTCGCAAGAGCTTCGTCTCCGATAAAGAAGTCCATATCAGCCGCAACTCCAGCGTTGTGCTGTGCCGCCCAAGTTCCCTTTAAAGAACTCTTGGGTTGGCTCAAGAAAGACTCGTTGGCTGCGACTACCGATGGGAGAATGAAACACGGTTCCACATTACCCGCGAAACCCATTTTCGTGTACCTGCAATACGCAAAATGAATCTTGTTGAGGCATTTTGTCGAACACCTTATGCGCATGATtgtaaaaatcgaaactttacGTACCCAGTTCCGTTGTCGATGACAACGGCGGGTCGAGAAGTCGGATCCATTACGCCGGAGACGGTGGAGGATCTGCGAGCTGAGATCCGAAACAGTGTCCAACGGAAGAACGATAATTGATACTCGTAATCCCTCAAATCTCGATCTGCCTTGCACGATCAAGGATCAAAAGAGAAACCTCTGGCTTGCTTCTTATTCTCGCGCCCTCCGTCAACAGAAGTTGAgtttccataaaaaaaaaaaaaagttgagtTTCCGACAAGGTGCCACGTGGTTAAGACAATGTCACCGTCGTCGGTTTATGCTTTGAATCTTTTTATTACCGTCTGTTAGTTCGGTTCAagtgaaccgaaccgaatcgaTAACCGAGATTGATTTAAGAAACCAAACAAATTTCAATTCAACTGAACCGAATTCAAATGGAAAAGACTATTAATCTTATTGATTACGATGTCTAGTGGAAGACAAGACGAGAGTCTCAAGTGATCACGACGCTTCAACCATCGGCAAAAGCTAGCACCTGTGTGACTCTCTTGAGTTTTTTTATTCTGATgatgcattaaaatattatatatacataaatcatttatgattttaatttatagaCTCTGATCACTAGAAGATATAAACTCTCTTATGGTTTGTAGAAACACGATGCAGgatgcatgcatgatatataattcatcagatattttgttataagttaTCATGCAAGACAATAA
It encodes:
- the LOC103836119 gene encoding actin-related protein 3 isoform X1, giving the protein MDPTSRPAVVIDNGTGYTKMGFAGNVEPCFILPSVVAANESFLSQPKSSLKGTWAAQHNAGVAADMDFFIGDEALAKSRSSSTYNLRYPIEHGQVEDWDAMERYWQQCVFNYLRCDPEDHYFLLTESPLTPPESREYTGEILFETFNVPGLYIAVNSVLALAAGYTTSKCEMTGVVVDVGDGATRVVPVAEGYVIASCIKSIPIAGKDVTLFIQQLMRERGENIPPEDSFDVARKVKEMYCYTCSDIVKEYNKHDKEPGKYIKQWKGVKPKTGAPYTCDVGYERFLGPEVFFNPEIYSNDFITSLPAVIDKCIQSAPIDTRRALYKNIVLSGGSTMFKDFGRRLQRDLKKIVDARVLANNARTGGEITSQPVEVNVVSHPVQKFAVWFGGSVLSSTPEFFASCRTKEEYEECGASICRTNPVFKGMY
- the LOC103836119 gene encoding actin-related protein 3 isoform X2, with amino-acid sequence MDPTSRPAVVIDNGTGYTKMGFAGNVEPCFILPSVVAANESFLSQPKSSLKGTWAAQHNAGVAADMDFFIGDEALAKSRSSSTYNLRYPIEHGQVEDWDAMERYWQQCVFNYLRCDPEDHYFLLTESPLTPPESREYTGEILFETFNVPGLYIAVNSVLALAAGYTTSKCEMTGVVVDVGDGATRVVPVAEGYVIASCIKSIPIAGKDVTLFIQQLMRERGENIPPEDSFDVARKVKEMYCYTCSDIVKEYNKHDKEPGKYIKQWKGVKPKTGAPYTCDVGYERFLGPEVFFNPEIYSNDFITSLPAVIDKCIQSAPIDTRRALYKNIVLSGGSTMFKDFGRRLQRDLKKIVDARVLANNARTGGEITSQPVEVNVVSHPVQKFAVWFGGSVLSSTPEFFANERGV